One Helianthus annuus cultivar XRQ/B chromosome 7, HanXRQr2.0-SUNRISE, whole genome shotgun sequence genomic region harbors:
- the LOC110866969 gene encoding uncharacterized protein LOC110866969: MCIDFQDLNKVCPKDCYPLPEIDVQVDSLSQYPLKCFLNAYKGYHQIQISVEDEEKTAFITDEGTFCYTKMPFGLKNDGATYQRFMNTLFREQRGRNLEVYVDDIIIKSLTEMAMIDVIAETIRTMQDVNMKLNPGKCCFGVEKGKFLRVVVTKGGIKANLEKTQAVAEMRSPRSLKDIQQLNGRLTALNRFLSKVANRTLPFMKVLKECLQTDKFKWTSEAETTFQEMKAYICKLPTLATPVPGEHLLLYLSASKTTISAIMMVEREGKQIPIYFISRTLKGPEERYMPLEKLALALVFASRRLRRYLQGHKITLMTDQPLQKVLRRPELSGRLAKWAVELGEHSLEFKPRTTMKGQILADFLAEVPEDEEKELLRWEALEREEKEKEDEAVWKLLTDGASSEEGSGVGITLTSPGGVELTYAIRLDFENTTNTAEYEALLAGMRLAQNMKARHVEASTDSQLVVKQYQGEYEAKDNTMAQYVAKVKETAKAFKTFKLEYIPRGRNIKSDALSKLALVAFDHLTREVKVEVLTSPSLSTEEVAAVENAQETWMTPIAKFLRGGTLPEGVWAARKVRVKALQYKLVDGELYRRSYPGPSLKCIDMEEAKYVIRKIHERICGMHLGPRTVVAKAMNAGFYCPRMYETTSEEIKRCDNCQIHAPMTHRHKHPMISVSTSWPFQKWAIDIIGPFPEGLGGVKYAVVAIDYFTKWIEARPLAKITREQMRRFVLDNIICRYGVPKELVSDNGVQFVGKPFRPWCEQMHIQQVFTSVTHAQSNGLVERANQSVIKGMKGRLGRKQKGWLEELPFVLWAYRTTPKDCNGETPFNLTYGMEAVIPAEIGSPTARIKLSEAENEQDLRMNLNLLEERREVAAVKEAKYKKQLESYYNAKMKKLNLVPGDLVLRSNEASLQENTGKLGPNWEGPYRVTWANDKGSCKLEMLQGKEVPRTWNLMQLKEVSHMRGSSPRKNGQGATFVMINC, encoded by the coding sequence atgtgcatcgactttCAAGATCTAAACAAAGTGTGCCCCAAGGACTGCTACCCCCTTCCAGAGATAGACGTCCAGGTGGACTCCTTATCTCAATATCCCCTGAAGTGCTTCTTGAATGCCTACAAAGGCTATCATCAGATACAGATATCAGTAGAAGATGAGGAAAAGACCGCCTTCATCACAGATGAGGGGACATTttgttataccaaaatgcccttcggcCTCAAAAATGATGGGGCCACCTATCAAAGGTTCATGAATACCCTCTTCAGAGAACAACGGGGACGAAACCTGGAGGTGTACGTCGATGACATCATTATCAAGAGTCTGACTGAAATGGCCATGATAGATGTCATAGCTGAAACTATCCGTACCATGCAAGATGTTAATATGAAGCTAAACCCTGGGAAGTGCTGTTTTGGGGTAGAAAAAGGGAAATTCCTGAGGGTGGTGGTCACTAAGGGTGGAATCAAAGCTAACCTGGAAAAAACTCAAGCTGTGGCTGAAATGCGGTCCCCCAGGTCCTTGAAAGACATCCAGCAGCTGAACGGAAGGCTAACCGCCTTAAACCGCTTTTTGTCAAAAGTCGCAAACAGGACCCTTCCCTTCATGAAGGTGCTGAAGGAGTGCCTTCAAACAGACAAGTTTAAGTGGACCTCCGAGGCAGAAACCACTTTTCAAGAAATGAAGGCTTACATCTGCAAACTCCCAACCCTAGCCACCCCAGTACCCGGGGAGCATCTACTCTTGTATCTATCGGCCTCAAAAACAACCATAAGTGCGATTATGATGGTGGAACGGGAGGGAAAGCAGATACCAATATATTTCATTAGCAGAACCCTCAAGGGCCCCGAGGAACGCTATATGCCCCTAGAGAAACTGGCTCTAGCTCTCGTCTTTGCATCCCGAAGGCTCAGAAGGTACTTACAAGGACATAAAATCACCTTAATGACAGACCAACCCCTCCAAAAAGTGCTAAGGAGGCCGGAGTTGTCGGGGCGGCTGGCTAAGTGGGCCGTAGAGCTGGGGGAACACTCCTTGGAGTTCAAACCCAGGACAACCATGAAAGGACAAATACTGGCCGATTTCTTAGCAGAAGTCCCCGAGGATGAGGAAAAAGAACTTTTAAGATGGGAGGCCTTGGAAAGggaagagaaagagaaggaagACGAGGCTGTGTGGAAACTACTCACAGACGGAGCCTCTAGCGAAGAAGGGAGTGGAGTGGGCATTACGTTAACAAGCCCTGGAGGAGTTGAGCTAACCTACGCCATCAGGTTAGATTTTGAAAACACCACCAACACTGCGGAGTACGAAGCCCTCTTGGCAGGAATGAGGCTGGCCCAGAACATGAAAGCGAGGCATGTAGAAGCCAGTACCGACTCGCAGTTAGTGGTCAAACAATACCAAGGGGAATACGAGGCAAAAGACAACACCATGGCTCAGTATGTAGCAAAGGTAAAAGAGACAGCCAAAGCTTTCAAGACCTTCAAGTTAGAATACATCCCCCGCGGGAGAAACATAAAATCTGATGCCCTCAGCAAACTGGCCTTAGTGGCATTTGACCATCTAACCAGAGAAGTCAAAGTGGAGGTACTAACTTCCCCTTCTCTCAGCACAGAAGAGGTGGCTGCAGTCGAAAACGCACAAGAAACATGGATGACACCGATTGCAAAATTCCTCAGAGGCGGAACGTTACCCGAAGGAGTCTGGGCAGCAAGGAAGGTAAGAGTCAAAGCCTTACAGTATAAGCTGGTTGATGGAGAACTTTACCGAAGATCATACCCGGGCCCATCCTTGAAGTGCATCGACATGGAAGAAGCTAAGTATGTGATCAGAAAAATACATGAGAGGATTTGTGGAATGCATTTGGGGCCAAGGACGGTAGTAGCAAAGGCAATGAATGCAGGATTCTATTGCCCTCGAATGTATGAAACAACATCTGAGGAGATTAAAAGATGTGACAATTGCCAGATCCACGCACCAATGACTCATCGCCACAAACACCCCATGATATCCGTCTCAACGTCTTGGCCCTTCCAAAAGTGGGCCATCGACATAATCGGGCCATTCCCAGAGGGTCTAGGAGGGGTCAAATATGCGGTAGTTGCCATCGATTATTTTACCAAGTGGATAGAAGCGAGACCCTTGGCAAAAATAACCAGGGAACAAATGAGGCGGTTTGTGTTAGACAACATTATCTGCAGATATGGTGTCCCTAAGGAGCTCGTGAGTGACAATGGCGTACAATTTGTTGGAAAACCCTTCAGACCATGGTGCGAACAAATGCACATACAACAAGTGTTCACTTCCGTCACCCACGCCCAGAGCAACGGGCTAGTGGAGAGAGCAAATCAAAGCGTTATCAAAGGGATGAAAGGGAGACTCGGAAGAAAGCAAAAAGGATGGCTGGAGGAACTGCCATTTGTGTTATGGGCATATAGGACCACCCCTAAAGACTGCAACGGGGAGACTCCTTTCAACTTAACTTACGGGATGGAGGCTGTCATCCCGGCTGAAATAGGATCCCCAACTGCCAGGATAAAGCTCAGTGAGGCCGAAAACGAGCAAGACCTCCGGATGAACCTGAATCTGCTTGAAGAAAGGAGAGAAGTGGCAGCAGTCAAGGAGGCTAAGTACAAGAAGCAGCTTGAAAGTTATTACAACGCAAAAATGAAAAAGCTTAACCTCGTCCCAGGAGATTTGGTCCTAAGATCAAACGAAGCCAGCCTACAAGAAAACACCGGGAAGCTAGGGCCCAATTGGGAAGGGCCTTACCGGGTTACATGGGCAAACGACAAAGGAAGTTGCAAGCTGGAAATGCTCCAAGGCAAGGAGGTCCCCAGGACATGGAACCTCATGCAACTAAAGGAAGTATCACATATGAGGGGTTCATCCCCCAGGAAAAACGGCCAGGGAGCcacttttgtaatgattaactgTTAG
- the LOC110866968 gene encoding secreted RxLR effector protein 161-like: protein MTDLGKLTYYLGIEVSQTEGGIKIKQESYALKILKEVGMQSCKPTLCPMEPGLKLSKNEDEPEVNATKFRKIVGYLRYLLHTQPDLAYSVGVVSRYMQNPKETHAHAIKHILRYLCGTTSLGIKYKRCENLKLVGYSDSNHNVDKDDGKSTTGHIFYLGSSPVTWCSQKQVTVALSSCEAEFIMATATAC, encoded by the coding sequence ATGACGGACCTTGGAAAGTTAACATATTATCTAGGGATTGAAGTTTCTCAAACCGAAGGTGGTATAAAAATTAAACAAGAAAGCTATGCCTTGAAGATTCTGAAGGAAGTCGGTATGCAGTCATGTAAGCCGACTTTATGTCCAATGGAACCTGGGCTGAAGTTGTCAAAGAATGAAGACGAACCGGAAGTAAATGCTACAAAATTTCGAAAGATAGTTGGATACCTTCGATACCTCTTACACACCCAACCCGATTTGGCATATTCGGTTGGGGTGGTAAGCCGTTATATGCAGAACCCAAAAGAAACTCATGCACATGCAATCAAACACATATTACGGTACTTATGTGGCACTACTTCTCTTGGGATAAAGTACAAGAGATGTGAAAACTTGAAGTTGGTGGGTTATAGTGACAGCAACCATAACGTTGATAAAGATGATGGCAAAAGCACTACCGGTCATATATTTTATCTTGGTTCTTCGCCTGTAACATGGTGTTCTCAAAAGCAAGTTACTGTGGCACTTTCTTCATGCGAAGCAGAATTTATAATGGCTACTGCAACTGCGTGTTAA